In the genome of Polaribacter atrinae, one region contains:
- a CDS encoding TonB-dependent receptor plug domain-containing protein, producing MKKQLLIVGVLACSFASTNLFAQKKELQKEKVETLDEVVVTATKFNLKKENTGKVIQKITQKELQQNAGKNVIEILNNVVGIDVRGVNSNASEPRSINIRGGRNRQVLVLIDGVPVTDQSAINQQFDLRLLAVSQIESIEILKGASSTLYGSGAATAVINVVLKKASEDKISGSFETSFGTNNTANVTGSGFSDNNQNVSLNGTLGKLNFLGSFSITGTDGMSAAKSNTNAVYENDSFYSKNALVKLGYAVNDKLSIETFLNYDNFDYDFDTGAFSDSDVNTGDQEQFRVGLKPKYTYNKGEVYLLASANVVERNLKQFNSYGGTLDSYEFVGRSVNLDLVNRYDFKDAKIQLITGLNYQIHSNNTVTPFAEIKKGIANFNTVDPYASVVYISDFGLSANVGGRLNIHNVYGNHAVYDGNLAYLAFKNESASLKLLTSYSTAFITPSLYQLYDGFYGNLDLKPESNETFEAGFEVNYRDFIQFDAVYFNRVEEDAIIYDNATSKYGNGSSDANGFEVNTHITPVDFLTINASYTYVDKDKTEDFNDYIPANKFVAGLDFNVLKNAFLNITYKNVGDRSIYDRYGSFGTAGEDVSLASYQVLDFAANYKLLEDTVTLFGGVSNILNEDYDDILGFSTRGRNVKLGVRLQF from the coding sequence ATGAAAAAACAATTATTAATTGTTGGTGTTTTGGCATGTAGTTTTGCTAGCACAAATCTTTTTGCACAAAAAAAAGAATTGCAAAAAGAAAAGGTAGAAACTTTAGATGAAGTTGTTGTTACAGCTACAAAGTTTAATCTAAAAAAAGAGAATACAGGTAAAGTAATTCAGAAAATTACTCAAAAAGAATTGCAGCAAAATGCAGGTAAGAATGTTATTGAAATTCTTAACAATGTTGTAGGTATTGATGTTAGAGGAGTAAATTCTAATGCATCAGAACCAAGAAGTATTAATATTAGAGGAGGAAGAAATAGACAGGTTTTAGTTTTAATTGATGGTGTACCTGTTACAGATCAGTCTGCTATTAACCAACAATTTGATTTACGATTATTAGCAGTAAGTCAAATAGAATCTATTGAAATTTTAAAAGGAGCTTCATCTACATTGTACGGTTCTGGAGCTGCAACTGCAGTTATTAACGTGGTTTTAAAGAAAGCATCTGAAGATAAAATTTCAGGATCTTTTGAAACAAGTTTTGGAACAAATAATACTGCAAATGTTACAGGAAGTGGTTTTTCTGATAACAACCAAAATGTAAGTTTAAATGGTACTTTAGGGAAACTAAATTTCTTAGGTTCTTTTAGTATTACTGGAACAGACGGAATGTCTGCTGCAAAGAGTAATACGAATGCTGTTTATGAAAACGATAGTTTTTACAGTAAAAATGCGTTGGTAAAATTAGGGTATGCTGTAAATGATAAATTATCGATTGAGACTTTCTTAAATTATGATAATTTTGATTATGATTTTGATACAGGTGCTTTTTCTGATAGCGATGTAAATACAGGAGATCAAGAGCAGTTTAGAGTTGGTTTAAAACCAAAATACACCTATAATAAGGGGGAAGTTTATTTATTAGCTTCTGCAAATGTGGTAGAAAGAAATTTAAAACAATTTAATTCTTATGGTGGTACTTTAGACAGCTATGAATTTGTTGGTAGAAGTGTAAATTTAGATTTAGTAAATAGATATGATTTTAAAGACGCTAAAATTCAATTAATTACAGGTTTAAATTACCAAATTCATAGTAATAATACGGTAACTCCTTTTGCAGAAATTAAAAAAGGAATTGCAAATTTTAATACTGTAGATCCTTATGCAAGTGTGGTTTATATTTCTGATTTTGGCTTAAGTGCAAATGTAGGTGGACGATTAAATATTCATAATGTTTATGGTAATCATGCGGTGTATGATGGAAATCTTGCATATTTAGCTTTTAAAAACGAGAGTGCTTCTTTAAAGTTATTAACTTCTTATAGTACTGCTTTTATTACGCCAAGTTTGTATCAATTATATGATGGGTTTTATGGTAATTTAGACTTAAAACCAGAATCTAATGAAACTTTTGAAGCAGGATTTGAAGTAAATTATAGAGATTTTATTCAGTTTGATGCAGTTTACTTTAACAGAGTAGAAGAAGATGCAATTATTTATGATAACGCTACTAGTAAATATGGTAATGGTTCTTCTGATGCTAATGGATTTGAAGTAAATACGCATATTACTCCTGTTGATTTTTTAACTATTAACGCGTCTTATACGTATGTTGATAAAGATAAAACAGAAGATTTTAACGATTATATTCCTGCAAATAAATTTGTTGCTGGTTTAGATTTTAATGTATTAAAAAATGCATTTTTAAATATTACTTATAAAAATGTAGGAGATAGAAGTATTTATGATAGATATGGTTCTTTTGGAACTGCAGGAGAAGATGTTTCTTTAGCAAGTTATCAAGTATTAGATTTTGCTGCTAATTATAAATTATTAGAAGACACTGTAACCTTATTCGGAGGTGTTTCAAATATTTTAAATGAAGATTACGATGATATTTTAGGTTTTTCTACACGTGGTAGAAATGTTAAATTAGGTGTAAGACTTCAGTTTTAA
- a CDS encoding DUF3307 domain-containing protein, with the protein MFLFLKFLLAHILGDFVFQPEKWVKNKEEKKVKSVKLYYHIGIYVLFLLLVLQFNLKEHWLGFLLIVVSHYFIDVLKLYLQKKKTKRVWFFVDQMLHLLFLVIATSLYVDISLSAENLITDKILLLITFLLLVIFVSAIIIKIIITQWNPESKKENDDSLAKAGRYIGILERLFVFTFVITNHWEAIGFLLAAKSVFRFGDLTSSKDRKLTEYILIGTLLSFGIAIFLGVLYLYTLKLI; encoded by the coding sequence ATGTTTTTATTTTTAAAATTTTTATTAGCACATATTTTAGGTGATTTTGTTTTTCAACCAGAAAAATGGGTTAAAAATAAAGAAGAAAAAAAGGTGAAGTCGGTAAAACTGTATTACCACATAGGTATTTATGTCTTATTTTTATTACTTGTACTTCAATTTAATTTAAAAGAACATTGGTTGGGATTTCTGCTTATTGTAGTTTCTCATTATTTTATTGATGTTCTAAAATTATACCTTCAAAAAAAGAAAACAAAACGTGTTTGGTTTTTTGTAGATCAAATGCTACATCTGCTATTTTTAGTCATTGCAACTTCTTTGTATGTAGATATTTCATTATCAGCAGAAAACTTAATTACAGATAAAATTTTATTACTGATTACCTTTTTACTACTAGTTATTTTTGTTTCTGCAATTATCATTAAAATAATCATTACACAATGGAATCCTGAGAGTAAAAAAGAAAATGACGATTCATTGGCAAAAGCAGGACGTTATATTGGAATTTTAGAACGTTTGTTTGTTTTTACCTTTGTAATTACCAATCATTGGGAAGCAATTGGTTTTTTATTAGCAGCAAAATCTGTTTTTAGATTCGGAGATTTAACTTCATCAAAAGACAGAAAATTAACCGAATATATTTTAATTGGCACTTTATTAAGTTTTGGTATTGCTATCTTTTTAGGAGTCTTATATTTGTACACTTTAAAATTGATCTAA
- a CDS encoding sigma factor-like helix-turn-helix DNA-binding protein: MTSILTGDIINSRKKDDNFWLETLKEALSTFGDSPKYWQIYRGDSFQLEIEKCENALYAALKLKAHLKSTVDIDVRIGIGIGEKEFNVPEITASNGEAFINSGYAFDTYLKKQTMAIKTPWQEIDAELNIAFDLALLTMDSWTKNSAEVFKISLESENSTQNEIAAILGITQGRVSERQKRAGFEPIMKLEKRFKKLIHQKTLQ, from the coding sequence ATGACTAGTATTTTAACAGGCGACATCATCAATTCTAGAAAAAAGGATGATAATTTTTGGTTAGAAACGCTAAAAGAGGCGTTAAGTACTTTTGGTGACTCTCCAAAATATTGGCAGATATACAGAGGAGATAGTTTTCAATTAGAAATAGAAAAATGTGAGAATGCACTTTATGCAGCTTTAAAGTTAAAGGCTCATTTAAAATCTACAGTAGATATTGATGTAAGAATAGGAATTGGAATTGGAGAAAAAGAATTTAATGTGCCCGAAATTACAGCATCTAACGGAGAAGCTTTTATAAATTCTGGCTATGCATTTGACACCTATTTAAAGAAACAAACTATGGCAATTAAAACACCTTGGCAAGAAATTGATGCAGAGTTAAATATTGCTTTTGATTTGGCTTTATTAACTATGGATTCTTGGACAAAAAATTCTGCAGAAGTGTTTAAAATTTCGTTAGAATCAGAAAACAGTACACAAAATGAAATTGCAGCTATTTTAGGAATTACTCAAGGAAGAGTTAGCGAAAGACAAAAACGCGCAGGATTTGAACCTATTATGAAGCTAGAGAAACGCTTTAAAAAATTAATTCATCAGAAAACACTCCAATAA
- a CDS encoding ATP-dependent helicase: MSTYLDSLNEPQRQAVLQKDGPMIIIAGAGSGKTRVLTYRIAHLMKQGVDSFNILSLTFTNKAAKEMKARIAGVVGNSESRNLWMGTFHSVFARILRTEADKLGFPTNFTIYDSQDSVRLISAIIKEKNLNREQYKPKQILGRISSFKNSLITVKAYFNNPDLQEADLHASRPEVGNIYRTYVDRCFKAGAMDFDDLLLRTNELLARFPETLAKYQDRFRYIMVDEYQDTNHSQYIIVRALADKFGNICVVGDDSQSIYSFRGANIQNILNFQKDYPDVKTFKLEQNYRSTSNIVNAANSVIEKNKTKLDKEVWTSNDPGDAINVMRTISDGEEGRFVAQSIWENQMNHQLTPDDFCVLYRTNSQSRAIEDALRKKGIDYKIYGGISFYQRKEIKDILSYLRILINPNDEEALKRIINYPARGIGATTIDRLTIAANHYKKSIFDVIKYIDKIDLKINTGTKNKLRNFMNMMQSLQIESQTKNAFEIAETVVKKAQLIKDLEKDGTPEAVSKVENVQELLNGIKDFITDKIEEGGDTSLTTFLEDVALATDFDAKKDDDKPSVSLMTIHQSKGLEYMYVYIVGLEESLFPSAMSMNTRSELEEERRLFYVAITRAEKVAYLSYAQTRYRWGKLVDAEPSRFLEEIDDQYLNYITPKSTNPAINNFVDKSIFDDAPKGIRFQKPIQRKKMERDLVKKKEIIIPKNLKKVSQTTAKANLFDGNIVVGNFVEHNRFGTGEVIALEGNGPNKKAEIKFGTVGKKKLLLQFAKLKVIG, from the coding sequence TTGAGCACATATTTAGATTCTTTAAACGAACCACAGAGACAGGCTGTCTTACAGAAAGACGGACCCATGATTATTATTGCTGGTGCGGGTTCTGGTAAAACACGTGTATTAACCTACAGAATTGCCCATTTAATGAAGCAAGGCGTAGATTCATTTAACATTTTATCACTTACATTTACCAACAAAGCTGCCAAAGAAATGAAGGCAAGAATTGCCGGAGTGGTAGGTAATAGTGAATCTAGAAATTTATGGATGGGGACTTTTCACTCTGTTTTTGCTAGAATTTTACGTACCGAAGCAGATAAATTAGGTTTTCCAACCAATTTTACAATTTACGATTCGCAAGATTCTGTTCGGTTAATATCAGCAATTATTAAGGAGAAAAATTTAAATAGAGAACAATACAAACCAAAACAGATTTTAGGTAGAATTTCTTCTTTTAAAAACAGTTTAATTACGGTTAAAGCGTATTTTAATAATCCAGATTTGCAAGAAGCAGATTTGCATGCAAGTAGACCCGAAGTGGGGAATATCTATAGAACGTATGTAGATAGATGTTTTAAGGCAGGTGCAATGGATTTTGATGATTTATTGTTAAGAACCAACGAGTTATTAGCACGTTTTCCAGAAACGTTGGCAAAATATCAAGATCGTTTTAGATATATTATGGTAGATGAGTATCAAGATACAAATCACTCTCAATATATTATTGTTAGGGCTTTGGCAGACAAATTTGGAAACATTTGTGTGGTTGGAGACGATTCTCAGAGTATCTATAGTTTTAGGGGCGCAAATATTCAGAATATATTAAATTTCCAGAAGGATTATCCGGATGTTAAAACCTTTAAATTAGAACAGAATTACCGCTCTACAAGTAATATTGTAAACGCTGCAAACTCTGTAATCGAAAAAAATAAAACAAAATTAGACAAAGAAGTTTGGACTTCTAATGATCCTGGAGATGCCATAAATGTAATGCGTACAATTTCTGATGGTGAAGAAGGTCGTTTTGTGGCACAATCTATTTGGGAAAACCAAATGAATCATCAATTAACTCCAGATGATTTTTGTGTTTTATATAGAACAAATTCGCAATCAAGGGCTATTGAAGATGCGTTGCGTAAAAAAGGAATTGACTATAAAATCTATGGTGGAATTTCCTTTTATCAAAGAAAAGAAATTAAAGATATTTTATCTTATTTACGTATTTTAATCAACCCGAATGATGAAGAAGCGTTAAAGAGAATTATCAATTATCCTGCTCGTGGAATTGGTGCAACAACTATAGACCGGTTAACAATAGCTGCAAATCATTATAAAAAATCAATTTTTGATGTTATAAAATACATTGATAAAATAGATTTAAAAATAAATACCGGAACTAAAAATAAGCTTCGTAATTTTATGAATATGATGCAAAGTTTGCAAATAGAATCGCAAACAAAAAATGCATTCGAAATTGCAGAAACGGTTGTAAAAAAGGCACAATTAATAAAAGATTTAGAAAAAGACGGAACGCCAGAAGCGGTTAGTAAAGTAGAAAACGTTCAAGAACTTTTAAACGGAATTAAAGATTTTATTACTGATAAAATAGAAGAAGGAGGTGATACTTCTTTAACTACTTTTTTAGAAGATGTGGCTTTGGCTACAGATTTTGATGCTAAAAAAGATGATGACAAACCGTCGGTTTCTTTAATGACCATTCACCAATCTAAAGGGCTAGAGTATATGTATGTGTACATAGTTGGTTTAGAAGAAAGCTTATTTCCTTCTGCAATGAGTATGAATACTCGAAGTGAATTAGAAGAGGAGCGAAGGTTGTTTTACGTAGCTATAACAAGGGCAGAAAAAGTAGCCTATTTAAGTTATGCACAAACCCGTTATAGATGGGGAAAATTGGTTGACGCAGAACCGAGTAGGTTTTTAGAGGAAATAGATGATCAGTATCTAAATTATATTACTCCAAAAAGTACCAACCCTGCAATTAATAATTTTGTAGATAAGAGTATTTTTGATGATGCACCAAAAGGAATCCGTTTTCAAAAACCAATTCAGCGTAAAAAAATGGAGCGTGATTTGGTTAAAAAGAAAGAAATTATCATTCCTAAAAATCTAAAAAAGGTCTCTCAAACAACTGCAAAAGCTAATCTATTTGATGGTAATATTGTTGTTGGTAATTTTGTAGAGCATAATAGATTTGGTACAGGAGAAGTAATTGCTCTAGAAGGAAATGGCCCAAATAAAAAGGCAGAAATTAAATTTGGTACTGTCGGAAAGAAGAAATTATTGCTTCAATTTGCCAAGTTAAAAGTGATTGGTTAA
- a CDS encoding DUF4290 domain-containing protein has translation MTFDLEYNSERPLMIIPEYGRHIQKLVDHCLALETKDERDKMAKAIVDVMGNLQPHLRDVPDFKHKLWDQLFIMADFKLDVESPYPQPSKEELQEKPEGLAYPKSASRYRYYGNNIQTMIDIALSWEEGEKKEALVFTIANHMKKCYLNWNKDTVDDAVIFKHLFDLSDGKLDLRNTEEELSESKNLLRKPRTQGQGTSTTKGTYKKPQHSNQNKNRKRY, from the coding sequence ATGACATTCGATTTAGAATACAATTCAGAAAGACCGTTAATGATAATACCAGAATACGGCAGACATATACAGAAATTAGTAGACCATTGTTTGGCTTTAGAAACTAAAGATGAACGCGATAAAATGGCAAAAGCAATTGTAGATGTTATGGGTAATTTACAACCACATTTACGTGACGTTCCAGATTTTAAGCACAAACTTTGGGATCAGTTATTTATTATGGCAGATTTTAAATTAGATGTAGAGTCTCCATATCCGCAGCCATCTAAAGAAGAATTACAAGAAAAACCAGAAGGATTAGCGTATCCAAAATCAGCGTCTAGATATCGTTATTATGGTAACAATATTCAAACAATGATAGATATTGCTTTAAGCTGGGAAGAAGGCGAGAAAAAAGAAGCTTTGGTATTTACCATTGCAAATCACATGAAAAAGTGTTATTTAAATTGGAATAAAGATACTGTAGATGATGCTGTTATTTTTAAGCACTTATTCGATTTATCTGACGGTAAGTTAGATTTAAGAAATACAGAAGAGGAACTTTCTGAAAGTAAAAACTTATTAAGAAAGCCACGTACACAAGGGCAAGGTACAAGTACAACTAAAGGTACTTACAAGAAACCACAACACAGTAATCAAAATAAAAATAGAAAAAGATATTAG
- the murA gene encoding UDP-N-acetylglucosamine 1-carboxyvinyltransferase, with product MASFKIEGGHKLNGTITPQGAKNEVLQILCAVLLTPERVVVNNVPDIIDVNKLIFILGELGVKVEKLNSNSYAFQADEINLEYLESADFKRDGSSLRGSIMIVGPLLARFGRGYIPRPGGDKIGRRRLDTHFEGFIRLGAKFRYNKEEHFYGVEAEELQGVEMLLDEASVTGTANILMAAVLATGTTKIYNAACEPYIQQLCKMLNSMGAKISGVGSNLLIIEGVNALGGCEHRVLPDMIEIGSWIGVAVMTRSELTIKDVSWGNLGQIPNVFRKLGIQLERKGDDIYIPAQESYEIQNFIDGSVLTVADAPWPGFTPDLLSIVLVIATQAKGTVLIHQKMFESRLFFVDKLIDMGAKVILCDPHRATVIGMNFESSLKATKMTSPDIRAGISLLIAALSAKGTSIINNIEQIDRGYENIEARLKSIGAKIERIAE from the coding sequence ATGGCATCATTTAAAATTGAAGGCGGTCATAAATTAAACGGAACCATTACTCCACAAGGAGCAAAAAATGAAGTTTTACAAATACTATGTGCGGTTTTATTAACCCCAGAAAGAGTTGTTGTAAATAACGTTCCAGATATTATTGATGTCAACAAACTAATTTTTATTCTTGGAGAATTAGGAGTAAAAGTAGAAAAATTAAATAGCAATTCTTATGCTTTTCAAGCAGATGAAATAAATTTAGAATACTTAGAATCTGCAGATTTTAAAAGAGACGGAAGTTCTTTACGTGGATCAATTATGATTGTAGGTCCACTTTTGGCTCGTTTTGGTAGAGGATACATTCCAAGACCTGGAGGAGATAAAATTGGTCGTAGACGTTTAGATACGCATTTTGAAGGATTTATAAGATTAGGCGCAAAATTTCGTTATAATAAAGAAGAACACTTTTACGGAGTAGAAGCAGAAGAATTGCAGGGTGTAGAAATGTTGTTAGATGAAGCTTCTGTAACGGGAACAGCTAATATTTTAATGGCAGCTGTTTTAGCAACAGGAACCACAAAAATTTACAACGCTGCTTGCGAACCTTATATTCAACAGCTATGTAAAATGTTGAATTCTATGGGTGCTAAAATCTCTGGAGTAGGTTCTAACTTACTAATTATAGAAGGAGTAAATGCACTTGGTGGTTGCGAGCACAGAGTTTTACCAGATATGATTGAAATTGGTTCTTGGATTGGAGTAGCAGTAATGACAAGATCTGAATTAACCATAAAAGATGTTAGTTGGGGAAATTTAGGACAAATACCTAACGTTTTTAGAAAATTAGGAATACAATTAGAAAGAAAAGGAGACGATATTTATATTCCTGCACAAGAATCATACGAAATTCAGAATTTTATTGATGGTTCTGTTTTAACAGTTGCAGATGCACCTTGGCCTGGTTTTACACCAGATTTACTAAGTATTGTTTTGGTGATTGCAACACAAGCAAAAGGTACCGTTTTAATACATCAAAAGATGTTTGAAAGCCGTTTGTTTTTTGTTGATAAATTGATTGATATGGGGGCAAAAGTTATTTTGTGTGATCCGCATAGAGCTACCGTAATAGGAATGAATTTTGAAAGCTCATTAAAAGCTACCAAAATGACATCACCAGATATTAGAGCAGGTATCTCATTATTAATTGCTGCTTTGTCTGCTAAAGGAACAAGTATTATAAATAATATAGAACAAATAGATAGAGGATACGAAAACATAGAAGCTCGTTTAAAATCTATTGGTGCCAAAATTGAAAGAATTGCTGAATAA
- a CDS encoding HNH endonuclease, with product MIRNLWKEEWKDVKFDEKISDVKKFKVSNHGRVIYLKDGKEFLRKKSFINGYETILVKQAVNNKHTSRYLHKLVAQHFIEKENEEQVFVLHINYDKTDNTVDNLKWATKREKELHQFKNPVFIESKKNKKTNYKLTEGKVRIIKKQLKNKRTRITMIAKRFGVSDMQIHRIKTGENWGHVEI from the coding sequence ATGATAAGAAATTTATGGAAAGAGGAATGGAAGGATGTTAAGTTTGATGAAAAAATTTCCGACGTAAAAAAATTTAAGGTTTCCAACCATGGAAGAGTTATTTACTTAAAAGACGGTAAAGAGTTCTTAAGAAAAAAGAGTTTTATTAATGGTTATGAAACCATTTTGGTAAAACAAGCAGTAAATAATAAGCATACAAGTAGGTATTTGCATAAGTTAGTTGCTCAGCATTTTATAGAAAAAGAAAATGAGGAGCAAGTATTTGTCTTACATATCAATTATGATAAAACAGACAATACCGTAGATAACTTAAAATGGGCAACAAAAAGAGAAAAAGAATTACATCAATTTAAAAACCCTGTATTTATAGAATCTAAAAAAAACAAAAAAACCAACTATAAACTTACTGAAGGAAAAGTAAGAATTATAAAAAAGCAATTAAAAAATAAAAGAACTAGAATTACCATGATTGCGAAACGGTTTGGAGTTTCAGATATGCAGATTCACAGGATTAAAACAGGAGAAAATTGGGGTCATGTTGAAATTTAA
- a CDS encoding nucleotide exchange factor GrpE, with the protein MSKKDNIKEEEIINEQEAVQVEENQEVEAEVVKEEPTTEELLQAEKDKFLRLFAEFENYKKRTSRERIELFKTAGQELMTSLLPIIDDFERALTHIEDDKEAEDLRKGVLLIYQKFYNTLELKGLSKVETNAGDTFDAEIHEAITQIPAPTEDLKGKVIDCVEKGYKLGDKIIRYPKVVIGQ; encoded by the coding sequence ATGAGTAAGAAAGATAACATCAAAGAAGAAGAAATAATAAACGAACAAGAAGCTGTTCAAGTTGAAGAAAATCAGGAGGTTGAAGCAGAAGTTGTAAAAGAAGAACCTACAACAGAAGAATTACTTCAGGCTGAAAAAGATAAGTTTTTACGTTTGTTTGCAGAGTTCGAAAACTACAAAAAAAGAACTTCTAGAGAAAGAATAGAGTTATTTAAAACTGCTGGACAAGAATTAATGACATCTTTACTGCCAATTATTGATGATTTTGAGCGTGCGCTGACACATATCGAAGATGATAAAGAAGCAGAAGACTTAAGAAAAGGTGTTTTATTGATTTATCAGAAATTCTACAATACTTTAGAGTTAAAAGGACTTTCTAAAGTAGAAACAAATGCTGGTGATACTTTTGATGCCGAAATTCATGAAGCAATTACACAAATTCCTGCTCCAACAGAAGATTTAAAAGGAAAAGTAATTGATTGTGTTGAAAAAGGATACAAATTAGGAGATAAAATTATTCGTTATCCAAAAGTGGTAATCGGACAATAA
- the dnaJ gene encoding molecular chaperone DnaJ, which produces MAKQDFYEILGLSKSATQAEIKKGYRKMAIKYHPDKNPDDKTAEENFKKAAEAYEILSDENKKARYDQYGHAGFEGPQGGGGGFGGGGMNMDDIFSQFGDIFGGGGFGGGFGGFNGGGGQRQARVKGSNMRIRVKLTLEEIAKGVEKKVKVRRKVQADGVTYKTCTTCNGSGQQMRVTNTILGRMQTATTCGTCSGAGEIMNSKPAGADAQGLIIKEETVSINIPEGVTEGVQLKVGGKGNEAPGKNSIAGDLLVLIEEVPHDTLKREGTNIHYDLYVNFSEAVLGTSKEVDTVTGKVKIKIDAGTQSGKILRLKGKGLPSIERYGTGDFLIHINVWTPQELNKEQKQFFDKMSDNENFRPSPNKSDKSFFEKVKDMFS; this is translated from the coding sequence ATGGCAAAACAAGATTTTTACGAAATATTAGGTCTTTCAAAATCTGCAACACAAGCAGAAATTAAGAAAGGATATAGAAAAATGGCAATTAAATATCATCCTGATAAAAACCCGGATGATAAAACTGCTGAAGAAAATTTTAAAAAGGCAGCAGAAGCTTATGAAATTTTAAGTGACGAAAACAAAAAAGCACGTTATGATCAATATGGTCATGCTGGTTTTGAAGGTCCTCAAGGTGGCGGCGGCGGTTTCGGCGGCGGCGGTATGAATATGGATGACATATTCAGTCAGTTTGGAGATATCTTCGGCGGCGGCGGCTTTGGTGGTGGTTTTGGAGGCTTTAACGGTGGTGGAGGCCAACGACAAGCTAGAGTTAAAGGAAGTAATATGCGAATTCGCGTAAAACTTACTTTAGAAGAAATTGCTAAAGGAGTAGAAAAGAAAGTAAAAGTTAGACGTAAAGTTCAAGCAGACGGAGTTACTTATAAAACATGTACTACATGTAATGGTTCTGGTCAGCAAATGCGTGTTACTAATACTATTTTAGGTAGAATGCAAACAGCTACTACTTGTGGTACTTGTTCTGGTGCAGGAGAAATTATGAATAGTAAACCAGCTGGTGCAGATGCACAAGGGTTAATTATTAAAGAAGAAACAGTTTCTATCAATATTCCAGAAGGAGTTACAGAAGGAGTTCAATTAAAAGTAGGAGGAAAAGGTAATGAAGCTCCTGGTAAAAATTCTATTGCAGGAGATTTATTAGTTTTAATTGAAGAAGTTCCTCATGATACTTTAAAGAGAGAAGGAACTAATATTCATTATGATTTATATGTAAACTTTTCTGAAGCAGTTTTAGGTACAAGCAAAGAAGTAGATACTGTTACAGGTAAAGTAAAGATTAAAATTGATGCAGGTACCCAATCTGGTAAAATTTTAAGATTAAAAGGTAAAGGTCTACCAAGTATAGAGCGTTATGGAACAGGAGATTTCTTAATTCATATTAATGTTTGGACTCCGCAAGAATTAAACAAAGAACAAAAACAATTCTTTGATAAGATGTCTGATAATGAAAACTTTAGACCGAGTCCTAATAAGTCTGATAAATCATTTTTTGAAAAAGTAAAAGACATGTTTTCATAA